A stretch of Planococcus citri chromosome 5, ihPlaCitr1.1, whole genome shotgun sequence DNA encodes these proteins:
- the LOC135847059 gene encoding uncharacterized protein LOC135847059, with protein MVSIKIDEKSRRVLCVGSSSASSAISNMLSAFYAMVLTLGLVSVSVSGSDFCPGVCTCKWRSGKQSVECTEKNLITIPEGIDTETQLLDISGNNLQILAKETFVKLSLLDLQKVYLRNCSIGQIDDGALSGLSNVVDLDLSKNLITSIPSSIFEDVPNLRNISLANNPIQKIDPLAFRNAGSLTKLDLSHCQIKTIAPRAFEGVEYLELLRLNDNKLSELRMKTVDSLSGLHGIELHDNPWYCDCSLRKLKIWLVEKNVPYPIDPVCLGGPTRVLNKSFHQLHADDFACKPEIKVKPEYRYVDGVAGGNASIACKVVSIPRATITWHWNGRTLANNSNFSPYQRVVILETGDVERKSVLTLVNAQESDSSQFTCIAENQAGRAETNFTLKVSHRLSGFAILNSSYTAGISVVLIVIIFSILSAIVYLLFRIKKMPPARQIKRSNDEIIPNGTICQSNDNKTLTIEPSAEIKKSSYANSVVVGSAAGGGGHHIGGVGGIVGIVPYSRTDTTQTLPRHGDLSYRTAMFDDSAFKSAGGGGAAYNQQTSNPDLIADTRYQDGIEAQHVAGGQYTRANDILYPSSLWNQNEIQQFFATNNKTSSSSDFRGFDTNDKTPIIEEVSSSSFYDNNTCSSSDKQRAPKDCNEFPTTSSPPESSSIPGFNSYPHTNPPNAKTIRVWQKGVQVLPPVTTLKRVLIRASPDEGYLDGCGTDV; from the coding sequence ATGGTTTCGataaaaatcgatgaaaaatctcGCCGCGTATTGTGCGTGGGTTCATCGAGCGCATCATCGGCAATATCGAATATGCTTTCGGCGTTTTATGCGATGGTGCTGACGCTTGGTTTGGTTAGCGTTTCGGTTTCCGGTTCGGATTTCTGTCCGGGTGTTTGCACGTGTAAATGGCGCAGCGGTAAGCAGAGTGTCGAGTGTACTGAGAAAAACCTCATCACTATACCGGAGGGTATCGATACCGAGACCCAGTTGTTGGACATATCCGGTAATAATTTGCAAATCCTGGCTAAGGAGACGTTCGTCAAGTTATCGTTGCTGGATTTGCAGAAAGTGTATTTGCGAAATTGCTCGATCGGTCAGATCGACGATGGCGCTTTGAGCGGATTGTCGAACGTGGTTGATTTGGATCTGTCGAAGAATCTGATCACTTCGATACCGTCGTCGATTTTCGAAGACGTGCCCAATTTGAGGAATATCTCGCTGGCGAACAATCCGATCCAGAAAATAGACCCTTTGGCGTTCCGAAATGCTGGCTCGTTGACTAAGCTGGATCTGTCGCATTGCCAGATTAAGACGATAGCTCCTCGAGCTTTCGAAGGAGTCGAGTACCTCGAGCTGCTCAGACTGAACGATAATAAGTTGAGCGAGCTGAGGATGAAGACGGTGGACTCGTTGAGCGGGCTGCACGGCATCGAGTTGCACGACAACCCTTGGTACTGTGATTGTAGTTTACGTAAGTTGAAAATATGGCTAGTGGAGAAAAACGTGCCGTATCCGATCGATCCGGTCTGCTTGGGCGGGCCGACTCGCGTGCTCAATAAATCCTTCCATCAACTGCACGCCGACGATTTCGCCTGCAAGCCGGAGATCAAGGTGAAGCCCGAGTACCGCTACGTGGACGGGGTAGCCGGAGGGAACGCTTCGATCGCTTGCAAAGTCGTCTCGATACCCAGAGCCACCATCACCTGGCACTGGAACGGTCGAACTTTGGCTAACAACAGTAATTTCAGCCCTTACCAACGCGTAGTCATTCTCGAGACCGGAGACGTCGAACGTAAGAGTGTGCTGACCTTGGTCAATGCCCAAGAATCCGATTCTAGTCAATTCACGTGTATAGCCGAGAACCAGGCGGGCCGAGCCGAGACCAATTTCACGCTCAAAGTCAGCCATCGTCTGAGCGGTTTCGCCATCTTGAACAGCAGCTACACAGCCGGCATCAGCGTCGTACTGATCGTGATCATATTCTCAATACTGAGCGCCATCGTCTATCTTCTGTTCCGTATCAAGAAGATGCCTCCGGCTCGTCAAATCAAACGATCCAACGACGAGATCATCCCGAACGGTACCATTTGCCAGTCGAACGATAACAAAACTCTCACCATCGAGCCATCGGCCGAGATCAAAAAATCCTCATACGCCAACTCGGTGGTGGTCGGATCGGCTGCAGGAGGAGGAGGCCATCACATCGGAGGAGTCGGAGGTATAGTCGGTATCGTACCTTATTCTCGAACCGATACGACTCAAACGTTACCACGTCACGGTGATTTATCCTATCGCACTGCCATGTTCGACGATTCGGCCTTCAAGTCTGCAGGAGGCGGAGGTGCTGCCTACAACCAGCAGACCTCGAATCCGGACCTGATAGCCGATACCCGCTACCAGGACGGTATCGAAGCGCAGCACGTAGCCGGAGGTCAATACACCCGAGCTAACGATATCCTCTACCCGTCTAGTCTGTGGAATCAAAACGAAATTCAGCAGTTTTTCGCCACCAACAACAAAACTTCCAGCTCGTCCGATTTCCGCGGTTTCGATACCAACGACAAAACGCCCATTATCGAGGAagtatcgtcgtcgtcgttctaCGACAACAACACCTGCAGCTCGTCAGATAAGCAGCGTGCACCCAAAGACTGCAACGAGTTCCCGACAACCTCTAGTCCGCCTGAGTCCAGCTCCATACCTGGCTTCAACAGCTATCCGCACACCAATCCGCCCAACGCCAAGACCATACGCGTGTGGCAGAAAGGCGTCCAAGTGCTGCCCCCGGTTACCACGCTTAAAAGGGTCTTGATACGAGCATCGCCCGATGAAGGTTACCTAGATGGTTGTGGAACGGACGTATAA